One genomic segment of Clostridium saccharoperbutylacetonicum N1-4(HMT) includes these proteins:
- a CDS encoding carbohydrate ABC transporter permease translates to MKSKYSSEFIREERKGYLFVLPALIFMLAFVGYPIIYNFILSFRDVNVTTFSQPIKPFVGFKNYIEVFQDPTLTISIWNTLVFTLGSISIQFIIGLGLALLFNMKFKIAEPLRGLMVVSYLIPMTVTALLFKFMYSTSGGIINELLMKAHLISAPIGWIIDSKTSMFSVILTNSWVGIPFNMLLLTTGLSNIPYSLYEAAKVDGANVFQRFFKVTLPSLKPAILSVLVLGFIYTFKVFDLVFVMTNGGPVNSTELMSTFAYKLSFTQFSFSKGATVANILFAILFCVSLGYLSLIKEDEVMG, encoded by the coding sequence TTGAAAAGTAAATACAGTAGTGAATTTATTAGAGAAGAAAGAAAAGGATATTTATTTGTGTTACCAGCATTAATATTTATGTTAGCTTTTGTTGGGTACCCAATTATTTATAATTTTATATTAAGTTTTAGAGATGTAAATGTTACAACCTTTAGTCAGCCAATTAAACCTTTTGTTGGATTTAAAAATTATATTGAAGTATTTCAGGATCCTACACTAACAATCAGTATTTGGAATACCTTAGTTTTCACATTAGGAAGTATATCAATACAATTCATTATAGGATTAGGCTTAGCTTTACTTTTTAATATGAAGTTTAAAATAGCTGAACCCCTCAGAGGACTTATGGTAGTAAGTTATCTTATACCAATGACAGTAACTGCGCTATTATTTAAATTTATGTACAGTACTAGTGGCGGAATAATAAATGAGTTGTTAATGAAAGCTCATTTAATTTCAGCACCCATTGGATGGATAATAGATAGTAAAACATCTATGTTTTCGGTTATATTGACTAATTCGTGGGTTGGAATTCCTTTTAATATGCTTTTATTAACAACAGGGTTAAGTAATATTCCTTACTCATTATATGAAGCTGCTAAAGTTGATGGAGCTAATGTTTTTCAAAGATTCTTTAAAGTAACATTGCCATCATTAAAACCAGCAATTTTATCTGTTTTAGTTCTTGGTTTTATATATACTTTTAAGGTATTTGATTTAGTATTTGTTATGACCAATGGTGGGCCAGTAAATAGTACTGAGTTAATGTCTACCTTTGCATATAAATTATCGTTCACACAATTTTCATTCAGCAAGGGTGCTACTGTTGCTAATATATTATTTGCAATTTTATTCTGTGTAAGTTTAGGATATCTTTCATTAATAAAGGAAGATGAGGTGATGGGATAA
- a CDS encoding sugar ABC transporter substrate-binding protein, translating to MKKTKRLLTCLVATVMSASIFIGCGSSTTTTSAGKSDTAEKTTLTVWHYFDGQQQQKAMENLANKYNKSQDKVEVKVEFVPRAELTKQFTIGLVADKLPDIGLVDNPDMASFSAMGLFADITDKMNSYEGKDQFYPGPISSCQLDGKYYGIPLGSNDLALFYNKDMLSAAGVEPPTTYAELKDAAKKLTKGDTYGLAIATPKNEEGTFQYLPWLLSTGAKFNEIGSQAGISSLQYLTDLIKDGSMSKEVINWTQNDLEKQFVTNKAAMITDGPWIIDTVKKDAPNLKWGVVKIPKDKVFASDLGGENWGIIKGHHEAEAWDFIKFTQQKDNMNEYCADFGYIPPRKDIAESNDKITKDPIMSVFLDELQYAMPRGPHPKWPEISDAMSTALQESFTNAKAPEQAAKDAQVKIDDVLNKK from the coding sequence ATGAAGAAAACTAAAAGATTGTTAACTTGTTTAGTAGCTACGGTTATGTCAGCAAGTATATTCATTGGATGTGGAAGTAGTACAACAACTACATCTGCAGGAAAAAGTGATACGGCCGAAAAGACAACGCTTACAGTATGGCATTATTTTGATGGACAACAGCAACAAAAGGCTATGGAAAATCTTGCTAATAAGTATAATAAGTCTCAAGATAAGGTAGAAGTTAAGGTTGAATTTGTACCAAGGGCTGAACTTACTAAGCAGTTTACAATAGGACTTGTTGCTGATAAATTACCTGATATTGGTTTAGTTGATAATCCAGATATGGCTTCATTTTCAGCAATGGGATTATTTGCAGATATTACTGATAAGATGAATTCTTATGAAGGTAAGGATCAATTTTATCCAGGGCCAATTTCATCATGTCAATTAGATGGAAAGTATTATGGGATTCCACTTGGAAGTAATGATTTAGCTTTATTCTATAATAAGGACATGCTAAGTGCAGCAGGTGTAGAGCCGCCAACAACTTATGCTGAATTAAAGGATGCAGCAAAAAAATTGACCAAAGGGGATACTTATGGCTTAGCAATAGCTACGCCTAAAAATGAAGAAGGCACTTTTCAGTATCTTCCATGGCTACTTTCTACTGGAGCTAAATTCAACGAAATTGGTAGTCAAGCAGGTATAAGTTCTCTTCAATATCTTACTGATCTTATAAAAGATGGGTCAATGAGTAAAGAAGTTATAAATTGGACACAAAATGATTTAGAAAAACAATTCGTAACCAATAAAGCAGCTATGATTACAGATGGGCCATGGATTATAGATACAGTTAAGAAAGATGCACCAAACTTAAAGTGGGGAGTTGTAAAAATTCCTAAAGATAAAGTATTTGCATCAGATTTAGGTGGAGAAAACTGGGGAATTATTAAAGGACATCATGAAGCAGAAGCTTGGGACTTCATAAAATTTACTCAACAAAAAGATAATATGAATGAATATTGTGCAGATTTTGGTTATATTCCTCCAAGAAAAGATATTGCTGAAAGTAATGATAAGATAACTAAAGATCCAATTATGAGTGTATTTTTAGATGAATTACAATATGCTATGCCAAGAGGACCACATCCAAAATGGCCTGAAATATCTGATGCTATGTCCACTGCATTACAAGAAAGCTTTACAAATGCAAAGGCACCGGAACAAGCAGCAAAAGATGCCCAAGTTAAGATTGATGATGTGTTAAATAAAAAATAA
- a CDS encoding TIM-barrel domain-containing protein yields the protein MDSENKLNFDNDSFFKVEGNKLIRQYDSEKLYIEPWGENSFRIRSINQAELIDNEWALLPQKSSNDVKIKVDGNEACIQNGKIRAEIDAGGKLTFYNQKGDILLEEYVRNRNNIKTFCSALNIDAREFKPILGGDYTLTMRFESNPNEKLFGMGQYQQPNLDLKNCILELAQRNSQASVPFVLSNLGYGLLWNNPGIGKVTFGRNVTEWIANSTKQLDYWITAGDNPAEIEQAYAKATGTVPMMPDYAMGFWQCKLRYQTQEELLEVAREYKRRGLPISVIVIDFFHWPKQGEWKFDLEYWPDPDAMIKELKTMGIELMVSIWPTVDKTSENYNKMLEKGYLVRTDRGIRTTMDFLGDTVFYDPTNPDSRDFVWKIAKKNYYDKGIKIFWLDEAEPEYSVYDFDNYRYYMGPNEQIGNIYPVMYAKTFFDGMKEEGQENIINLLRCAWAGSQRYGALVWSGDIDSSFESLRNQFAAGLNMGIAGIPWWTTDIGGFHGGNPDDPDFRECIIRWFEYGVFCPVFRLHGDREAHSEPLGTSGGGLCASGAANEVWSYGEEAYEIFKKYMFIREKMKPYITTIMQEAHEKGTPVIRPLFYDFSHDKLCWDIGDQYMFGPEILVAPILYKGSTSRKVYLPEGAKWKDVNNGQILTGGQWINYDAPLEIIPVFLKNDADIL from the coding sequence ATGGATTCTGAAAATAAGCTTAATTTTGATAATGATAGCTTTTTTAAAGTAGAAGGAAATAAATTAATTCGTCAGTATGATTCTGAAAAACTATATATTGAACCTTGGGGGGAAAACAGCTTTCGTATACGCAGTATAAACCAGGCGGAACTTATAGATAATGAGTGGGCTTTATTGCCACAAAAGAGTAGTAATGACGTTAAAATTAAGGTTGATGGTAATGAAGCATGCATACAAAATGGAAAAATTAGAGCTGAGATTGATGCAGGTGGAAAGCTTACTTTTTATAATCAAAAAGGTGATATTCTTTTAGAGGAATACGTAAGAAATAGAAATAATATAAAGACGTTTTGTAGCGCGTTAAATATTGATGCACGCGAATTTAAGCCTATCCTTGGTGGTGACTATACCTTGACCATGAGATTTGAGTCAAATCCTAATGAAAAGTTATTTGGTATGGGACAATATCAGCAACCTAATTTAGATTTAAAAAATTGTATATTAGAGCTTGCACAGAGAAATTCACAAGCTAGTGTACCTTTCGTATTATCTAATTTAGGTTATGGATTATTATGGAATAACCCTGGTATTGGAAAGGTTACTTTTGGAAGGAACGTTACAGAGTGGATAGCTAATTCAACAAAGCAGTTAGATTATTGGATAACAGCTGGAGATAATCCAGCAGAAATAGAACAAGCTTATGCAAAAGCTACAGGAACAGTTCCAATGATGCCAGATTACGCCATGGGCTTTTGGCAATGTAAATTAAGATATCAAACTCAAGAGGAACTGTTAGAAGTGGCTCGTGAATATAAAAGAAGAGGACTTCCTATTTCAGTTATAGTTATTGACTTCTTTCATTGGCCAAAGCAAGGAGAATGGAAATTTGATTTAGAATATTGGCCTGATCCTGATGCTATGATTAAAGAACTTAAGACTATGGGAATTGAACTAATGGTATCTATCTGGCCAACAGTAGATAAAACAAGTGAAAATTATAATAAGATGCTTGAAAAAGGTTATTTAGTAAGAACTGATAGAGGAATTAGAACTACTATGGACTTTTTAGGAGATACTGTTTTCTATGATCCTACAAATCCAGATTCTCGCGATTTTGTTTGGAAAATAGCCAAGAAAAATTATTATGATAAAGGTATAAAAATATTCTGGCTTGATGAAGCAGAACCTGAGTATTCTGTTTATGATTTTGATAACTATAGATATTATATGGGACCAAATGAACAGATAGGTAATATTTACCCAGTAATGTATGCAAAGACTTTCTTTGATGGTATGAAAGAAGAAGGGCAAGAGAATATTATTAATTTACTTCGATGTGCTTGGGCAGGAAGCCAACGTTATGGTGCTCTTGTATGGTCTGGAGATATCGATTCGAGTTTTGAATCTTTAAGAAATCAATTTGCTGCTGGATTAAATATGGGTATAGCAGGTATACCATGGTGGACAACAGATATAGGAGGCTTCCATGGTGGAAATCCAGATGACCCTGATTTTAGAGAATGTATAATCCGTTGGTTTGAATATGGAGTATTCTGTCCTGTTTTCAGGTTACATGGTGACCGTGAAGCGCACTCTGAACCTCTTGGAACTAGTGGTGGAGGTTTATGTGCTAGTGGTGCAGCTAATGAAGTATGGAGTTATGGAGAAGAAGCATATGAGATTTTTAAAAAATATATGTTTATTCGTGAAAAAATGAAGCCTTATATTACTACAATCATGCAGGAGGCCCATGAAAAAGGAACTCCAGTTATTAGACCATTATTTTATGACTTTTCTCATGATAAGCTTTGTTGGGATATTGGAGATCAGTATATGTTTGGTCCAGAGATTCTTGTGGCACCAATACTTTATAAAGGTAGCACATCAAGAAAAGTGTATCTACCAGAAGGTGCTAAGTGGAAGGATGTAAATAATGGACAAATATTAACTGGAGGACAATGGATTAATTATGATGCCCCACTTGAGATTATTCCAGTATTTCTTAAAAATGACGCGGATATTCTATAG
- a CDS encoding glycosyl hydrolase family 39, translated as MKKKFIGMVLSLSIILTAGVIPGKPVFAASTLNVDCGTTIRGVTHCASGSLYGITESKPSDISQIVAPLKPNVFTNPALAGSQNQQPIGAAIPVAGRLTNTTGKVMIRLADIYPKWPYAFTNMDDWIGKVTNVINKKKASGYSDFYGYEIWNEPDGTWKSTSVSFNDLWLKTYKLIRSLDSTAQIIGPSYSYYNHNRMNDFLTFCKANNCVPDVICWHELGGSKNISNDIKDLNSLEKTLGIPAKKISINEYCDSDHNAEGQPGASAPFIAKFERNKVDSACISWWWTGAPGRLGSLMASDTQKGAGWWFYKWYGDMTGSMVNVTPQNDNSNGVDGFACVDSSNKYVSILLGGVNDGTVNVSINKLPSFIGASANVKVEKVDWKSKDTPVSGTNLVFSKSYPVTNGTINVSIPNTNNTSGYRVYITN; from the coding sequence ATGAAAAAGAAATTTATTGGAATGGTATTAAGCTTGTCAATTATTTTAACGGCAGGTGTAATTCCAGGAAAACCAGTTTTTGCAGCTAGTACTTTAAACGTTGATTGTGGAACTACAATTAGGGGAGTAACTCATTGCGCAAGTGGATCGCTCTATGGAATTACTGAGAGTAAACCAAGTGATATTTCACAGATTGTAGCACCTCTTAAGCCAAATGTTTTCACAAATCCAGCTTTAGCTGGATCGCAAAATCAGCAACCAATAGGAGCAGCTATACCAGTGGCTGGAAGGCTTACTAATACAACTGGAAAAGTCATGATTAGGCTAGCAGATATATATCCAAAGTGGCCGTATGCTTTTACAAACATGGATGATTGGATTGGTAAAGTCACTAATGTAATTAATAAAAAGAAAGCTTCTGGATACTCAGATTTTTATGGATATGAAATATGGAATGAACCAGATGGTACCTGGAAAAGTACTTCAGTAAGCTTTAATGACTTGTGGCTTAAAACTTATAAATTGATACGTTCCTTAGATTCAACAGCTCAAATTATAGGACCTTCTTATTCTTACTATAATCATAACAGGATGAATGATTTTCTAACTTTTTGTAAGGCTAATAATTGTGTTCCAGATGTAATTTGTTGGCATGAACTTGGTGGAAGTAAAAATATTTCTAATGACATTAAAGATTTGAATTCATTAGAAAAGACACTTGGAATACCAGCAAAGAAAATTTCAATAAATGAATATTGTGATAGTGATCATAATGCCGAGGGACAGCCAGGGGCATCAGCACCTTTTATTGCTAAATTTGAACGTAATAAAGTAGATTCTGCTTGCATTTCATGGTGGTGGACAGGTGCACCAGGTAGATTGGGAAGTCTTATGGCCTCTGATACACAAAAAGGTGCTGGCTGGTGGTTTTATAAATGGTATGGTGATATGACAGGCAGTATGGTTAATGTAACACCTCAAAATGATAATAGCAATGGAGTAGATGGTTTTGCTTGTGTTGATTCAAGTAATAAGTATGTAAGCATACTTTTAGGTGGAGTTAATGATGGAACTGTTAATGTAAGTATAAATAAACTTCCATCCTTTATTGGAGCATCTGCAAATGTTAAAGTAGAAAAAGTAGATTGGAAAAGTAAAGATACTCCTGTAAGTGGTACGAATTTAGTTTTTTCAAAGAGTTATCCAGTTACGAATGGAACCATTAATGTGTCAATTCCAAATACAAATAATACTAGTGGATATCGTGTTTATATAACTAATTAG
- a CDS encoding glycoside hydrolase family 127 protein, producing the protein MKDLFENSSGLRKVAKEIPLSNVKIKDNFWSHYRKLAREVVIPYQWEAINDRIPDAEPSHALKNFRIAAGIETGEFHGMVFQDSDVSKWLEAVGFSLQTHPDPELEKNADDVIDILEMAQRPDGYLNTYFILKEPENRWRNLAECHELYCAGHFFEAAVAYYNATNKRKVLDIACKFADYISDTFGPEEGKIHGYDGHEEVELALFKLYKVTGNKKYLNLSKYFLDERGAEPDFFDMQWEERGRKDFWQGGVKREWGKTYFQTHLPVRQQESAEGHAVRVVYMCMAMADVAAETGDVELFKACKKLWKNIILKRMYITGGIGSTSIGESFTFDYDLPNDMVYGETCASVGLAFFAHRMLMIEPKSEYADVMESALYNTIIGGMAQDGKSFFYVNPLEVNPEACEKNPTKHHVKPRRQKWFTCACCPPNITRTLTSLGQYIYTVNEETIYTNLYIGGEASISLADNEIKLIQETDYPWKEEIKIKVFTEEEIKFTLALRIPSWCPEAKIKVNNQVVDIEERTLNGYAMINREWKASDEIVLILKMPILRMKANPLVRADIGKVAIQRGPLVYCLEEADNGSNLHEIYLPKESTFEEGFDSNLLGGIVVINTEGKRLVNSEKWVNKLYRYEAEEEYIPSTIKFIPYYAWANRNVGEMTVWVREL; encoded by the coding sequence ATGAAAGATTTATTTGAAAATAGTAGTGGACTAAGAAAAGTGGCAAAAGAAATTCCACTAAGTAACGTAAAAATAAAGGATAATTTTTGGTCACACTATAGAAAGCTTGCAAGAGAAGTAGTTATACCATACCAATGGGAGGCTATTAATGATAGGATTCCAGATGCAGAACCCAGCCATGCACTAAAAAATTTTCGTATAGCTGCAGGAATTGAAACTGGAGAGTTTCATGGGATGGTATTTCAAGATAGTGATGTATCAAAGTGGCTTGAAGCAGTAGGTTTTAGTCTTCAAACTCATCCTGATCCAGAGCTAGAAAAAAATGCTGATGATGTTATTGATATTTTGGAAATGGCGCAGAGACCAGATGGATATTTAAACACATATTTTATTTTAAAGGAACCAGAAAATAGATGGAGGAATTTAGCTGAATGCCATGAATTATACTGCGCTGGTCACTTTTTTGAAGCCGCAGTAGCCTATTATAATGCTACAAATAAGAGAAAGGTTTTAGATATAGCATGTAAGTTTGCCGATTATATCAGTGATACATTTGGTCCAGAAGAAGGTAAAATTCATGGTTATGATGGACATGAAGAAGTAGAATTAGCACTTTTTAAGCTTTATAAAGTTACCGGGAATAAGAAGTATCTTAATTTAAGCAAATATTTCTTAGATGAACGTGGAGCAGAACCAGATTTTTTTGATATGCAATGGGAAGAAAGAGGAAGAAAAGATTTTTGGCAAGGTGGAGTAAAAAGAGAGTGGGGAAAAACCTATTTTCAAACACATTTGCCAGTTAGACAACAGGAATCGGCGGAAGGTCATGCTGTAAGGGTTGTATATATGTGCATGGCTATGGCTGATGTAGCTGCAGAAACTGGAGATGTAGAATTATTCAAAGCTTGTAAGAAGCTTTGGAAAAATATTATTTTAAAAAGGATGTACATAACTGGAGGGATTGGTTCAACTTCCATAGGAGAATCCTTTACTTTTGATTATGATCTTCCTAATGATATGGTTTATGGAGAAACCTGTGCTTCTGTTGGTTTAGCTTTTTTTGCTCATAGAATGTTGATGATTGAGCCAAAAAGTGAATATGCAGATGTAATGGAGAGCGCTCTTTATAATACTATAATTGGAGGAATGGCACAGGATGGCAAGAGTTTCTTTTATGTAAATCCACTTGAAGTAAATCCAGAAGCTTGCGAAAAAAATCCAACAAAACACCATGTTAAACCAAGAAGACAAAAATGGTTTACTTGTGCATGCTGCCCTCCTAATATAACAAGAACTTTAACGTCACTTGGTCAATATATTTATACTGTAAATGAAGAAACTATATATACTAACTTATATATTGGCGGAGAAGCGTCTATAAGTTTAGCAGACAATGAGATAAAGCTTATTCAAGAAACAGATTATCCGTGGAAGGAAGAAATAAAAATAAAAGTATTTACTGAGGAAGAAATAAAATTTACATTGGCTTTAAGAATACCAAGCTGGTGTCCAGAGGCTAAAATTAAGGTGAATAATCAAGTTGTAGATATAGAGGAAAGAACGCTTAATGGATATGCAATGATTAATAGAGAGTGGAAAGCTTCTGATGAAATTGTACTTATTCTAAAAATGCCTATTTTAAGAATGAAAGCAAATCCATTAGTAAGAGCAGATATAGGAAAAGTTGCCATACAAAGAGGTCCTTTAGTTTATTGTTTAGAGGAAGCAGATAATGGTTCTAATCTTCACGAGATATATTTACCAAAAGAATCTACATTTGAAGAAGGTTTTGATTCAAACTTGCTAGGTGGTATCGTAGTGATAAACACTGAGGGAAAACGCCTTGTAAATAGTGAAAAATGGGTAAATAAACTTTATAGATATGAAGCAGAGGAAGAATATATACCTTCTACTATAAAATTCATTCCATATTATGCATGGGCAAATCGGAATGTTGGTGAGATGACGGTGTGGGTAAGAGAACTATAA
- a CDS encoding response regulator transcription factor, with amino-acid sequence MKILIVEDEINAREGLGNLLGKINNNYIVCGKASDGEQGLILAKEHKPDLIFTDIEMPKLNGLDMLEKIKEDGQNPYIIILSGYSDFKYAQKSIRIGVEEYLLKPITYSALKSSMEQIERKFNLEKEKYVTFDDEMIKEEILGQILLNKSNNLKELYKIIESKLDKEKNIYLVNLYLGDKYEDEIELRSKEMNDFMEKYKIEVVYYSVLKEYRYLPILINTQIAFEELVKILKYNLLFSFKARGFYRTTISVINMNDISEIGKSFSKLQKLSRWPIVLGNDEIIYEALISKLKICQCNYPREIEKEVLKAIKSNDKIKLVDANKKFISYLKSDIYDPINVIEVCSKYIFSILSVSKSCNNDLYTEFNNEGILDTIKMSCTFCELEERLNYIIGKACEKNNEELIPYSLIVRKTINYIKEYYSDKISLEEIASGMSITPEYLSRLFTKELGKSFSDYLREFRIDKSKELLTTSKIKIYEVAEKVGYSDSKYFCKVFKESTGMSPKEYMKFY; translated from the coding sequence ATGAAAATTTTGATTGTAGAAGATGAGATTAATGCTAGAGAAGGATTAGGGAATTTATTAGGAAAGATTAATAATAACTATATTGTTTGTGGAAAAGCTTCCGATGGAGAACAAGGGCTAATTTTAGCAAAAGAACACAAACCAGATCTCATATTTACTGATATAGAAATGCCAAAATTAAATGGATTAGATATGCTTGAAAAAATAAAAGAAGATGGTCAGAATCCGTATATTATTATATTAAGTGGATATTCTGATTTTAAGTATGCCCAAAAAAGTATAAGAATAGGGGTAGAGGAATATTTATTAAAACCAATAACCTATAGTGCTTTAAAAAGTAGTATGGAACAGATTGAAAGAAAATTTAATTTAGAAAAAGAAAAATATGTAACTTTTGATGATGAGATGATTAAGGAAGAAATCCTAGGACAAATATTATTAAATAAAAGTAATAACCTAAAGGAGCTATATAAGATTATTGAAAGTAAATTGGATAAAGAAAAAAATATTTATCTTGTAAATTTGTATTTAGGAGATAAATATGAAGATGAAATTGAATTAAGATCCAAGGAAATGAATGATTTTATGGAAAAATATAAAATTGAAGTTGTATATTATTCAGTATTAAAGGAATATAGATATTTACCAATTTTGATAAATACCCAAATAGCTTTTGAGGAGCTTGTAAAGATATTAAAGTATAATTTATTATTCTCATTTAAAGCACGTGGATTTTATAGAACTACTATAAGTGTTATTAATATGAATGATATTAGTGAAATTGGTAAATCCTTTAGCAAGCTTCAGAAATTGTCTAGATGGCCAATTGTACTTGGTAATGATGAAATCATATATGAAGCATTGATTTCTAAATTAAAAATATGTCAGTGCAATTATCCTAGAGAAATAGAAAAGGAAGTTTTAAAGGCAATAAAAAGTAATGATAAGATAAAACTAGTAGATGCTAATAAAAAATTTATTTCATATTTGAAATCAGATATTTATGATCCAATAAATGTTATTGAGGTTTGCAGTAAATATATTTTTTCAATTCTGAGTGTCTCTAAAAGTTGTAATAATGATCTTTATACAGAATTTAATAATGAAGGAATCCTAGATACTATTAAAATGAGCTGTACATTTTGTGAGTTAGAAGAACGATTGAATTATATAATTGGGAAAGCATGTGAAAAAAATAATGAGGAGCTTATACCATATTCACTAATTGTCAGAAAGACAATTAATTATATAAAAGAGTATTATAGTGATAAGATTTCTTTAGAAGAAATAGCAAGTGGAATGAGTATAACACCAGAATATTTAAGTCGATTATTTACAAAGGAGTTAGGAAAAAGTTTTTCAGATTATTTAAGAGAATTTAGAATTGATAAATCTAAGGAATTATTAACAACGAGTAAAATTAAGATTTATGAGGTAGCTGAGAAGGTTGGATATAGTGATTCTAAATATTTTTGTAAAGTTTTTAAGGAATCAACAGGTATGTCACCAAAAGAATACATGAAGTTTTATTAA
- the licT gene encoding BglG family transcription antiterminator LicT: protein MVIYKIFNNNAVVIKDEKGVEKIVMGCGLAFKKKCGEEVDVSKIDKVFILSDPEVNNKFQEMMTYIPSEYVELGEEIINYAAKALNKTLNDTIYISLIDHLYAAVKRYQDGISVKNAILWDIKRFYKDEYKIGLKALDMIEERFSVRLPDDEAGFTAIHIVESVLSENAEDMQKITEIISEISNIVKYNFHIYFNEDSVYYYRFVTHLKFFAQRLLEGKTYLDDAQDDLLYTVKTKYVNSYECAEKISKFIKTKYDYDISNDEKLYLTIHIERIVYKAVL, encoded by the coding sequence ATGGTAATTTATAAAATTTTTAATAATAATGCTGTAGTAATTAAAGATGAAAAAGGTGTAGAAAAAATTGTTATGGGATGTGGGCTTGCATTCAAGAAAAAGTGTGGAGAAGAAGTCGATGTAAGCAAGATAGATAAAGTATTTATATTATCTGATCCAGAGGTTAATAACAAGTTTCAGGAAATGATGACATATATTCCATCTGAATATGTTGAATTGGGTGAGGAAATTATAAACTATGCTGCTAAAGCTTTAAATAAGACCTTAAACGATACGATTTATATTTCTCTAATTGATCACTTATATGCAGCAGTAAAACGTTACCAAGATGGCATTTCAGTAAAAAATGCTATTTTATGGGATATAAAAAGATTCTACAAAGATGAATATAAAATTGGATTGAAGGCTCTTGATATGATAGAAGAGCGATTTTCAGTGAGACTGCCTGATGATGAGGCTGGATTTACAGCAATACATATTGTTGAATCAGTATTGAGTGAAAATGCTGAAGATATGCAGAAAATTACTGAAATAATATCAGAAATATCCAATATAGTAAAATATAATTTTCATATTTATTTTAATGAAGATTCAGTATATTATTATCGTTTTGTTACTCACTTGAAATTTTTTGCGCAAAGACTATTAGAAGGAAAAACTTATCTTGATGATGCACAAGATGACTTGCTTTATACAGTAAAAACAAAGTATGTGAATTCATATGAATGTGCTGAGAAGATAAGTAAGTTTATTAAAACAAAGTATGATTATGATATATCTAATGATGAAAAATTATATTTGACTATTCACATTGAAAGAATTGTTTATAAGGCTGTCTTATGA
- a CDS encoding carbohydrate ABC transporter permease, protein MKNIVLKDKQKNIILCCVSILIGCIMLFPIYWIIVSSFKTNAEIFASPPTFIPKEFTLESYTSQFTDKNNILVAFLNSCKVAFTSMVLSCVLAIPAAYGLARFRMRGKKLFIIIFLTTQMLPVALILTPMFLVYKNLHLLDNIWAPILSDATISVPFVVLILRTYFLALPKELEDSAKIDGCNTFTAFTKIMLPISYPGLIMTGAFSFLYAWGDLAYSLTFLTSPEKRTMTASIYNFMGKYGIQWNAIMAYGVLLVLPVVLIFIFLQKYIIGGLTNGAVKG, encoded by the coding sequence ATGAAGAATATAGTGCTTAAAGATAAACAGAAGAATATAATATTGTGTTGCGTATCAATTTTAATAGGATGTATTATGCTTTTCCCAATTTATTGGATTATAGTAAGTTCATTTAAAACTAACGCTGAAATTTTTGCATCACCTCCAACTTTCATACCTAAAGAATTTACTTTAGAGAGCTACACATCACAATTTACTGATAAAAATAATATTTTAGTTGCTTTTTTAAATAGCTGTAAAGTTGCTTTTACTTCAATGGTTTTGTCATGTGTACTGGCTATCCCGGCAGCATATGGGTTAGCAAGGTTTAGAATGAGAGGAAAAAAGCTATTTATTATAATATTTTTAACTACACAAATGCTTCCAGTTGCATTGATATTAACACCAATGTTTTTAGTGTATAAGAATTTACATTTGTTAGATAATATTTGGGCGCCTATACTATCAGATGCAACTATATCTGTGCCGTTTGTAGTACTTATTCTGAGAACCTATTTTCTAGCATTACCAAAGGAACTTGAAGATTCAGCTAAAATAGATGGCTGTAATACCTTTACTGCTTTTACTAAAATAATGCTTCCAATATCTTACCCTGGATTAATAATGACTGGAGCCTTTTCTTTTCTATATGCTTGGGGAGATTTAGCTTACTCTCTTACATTTTTGACTAGTCCTGAAAAGAGGACAATGACAGCTAGTATATATAATTTTATGGGTAAGTATGGAATACAATGGAATGCCATAATGGCTTATGGAGTACTTTTGGTTTTACCTGTTGTTTTAATATTTATATTCCTTCAAAAATATATAATTGGTGGATTAACTAATGGTGCTGTTAAGGGATAG